From a region of the uncultured Desulfatiglans sp. genome:
- a CDS encoding DNA internalization competence protein ComEC/Rec2-like protein — protein MHRPLVPVLCAWVAGILLGHRFHFAGGYSAAALGAATAVFVLLTLLFPRGRRVLFLLPGIVTAAALVESIHHPLPILDILAPQEPQLGLVGTVLNPVRVENGRARFALAVERVVIGRTALSADEKVLVSVYGNGVPLRAGERVQLPARLRVFRNFANPGAYDYEGQMACQGYSCRAVVSNGYLVVPLGHGELPAIQAFFEEGRERFRGLLTERLDERRSAFSQAILLGDRSAVDQTTQDRFNISGLAHILAVSGLHMGLLAGLTFFGLRRLLLYFPHLALRVPVGVPAAAVTALTLLVYLGMAGFQVSAQRAVLMVLIFLGAGLWGRSRDRWSTLALAALLILAVDPQAIFSISFQLSFGAVAGLLWFMPVLTDRLGLNAPGKGSEGRSFRRVFGYFAGLAAVSLCATLFLLPLTVYYFHRFPLVVVPANLSAVPILGCWVLPLGLFGAFLLPFSEGAAGVLVEMSGWGQSVVLWLVRFWADLPGAGVWLPTPNGFEIALFYMGLFSLYFFRRSLWAKWLAMSVALLIVFDSIYWIKRVSFNDNMRVTFLDVGQGNAALIEFPGGKKMLVDGGGFSGGTFDVGRMVVAPFLWQAKIRQLDYLVLSHPEADHMGGFPFIAASFSPSEFWYNGDAADNDLYRRLVLTLEEERIFPRLPPPGPDATMINGVRVEVLQPGKDGMGPEAEGLGFNNRSLVLKLSYQGFAFLFPGDIERPAEALLANRCGEALRSDVLLSPHHGSATSSSDVFLDRVRPRVCVISCGAGGDFPDSRTLAGYSARGCEVFRTDWDGAVVCTVREGRLSMRTYNGRELELRSASGEGLL, from the coding sequence ATGCACCGGCCGCTTGTTCCCGTTCTTTGTGCATGGGTGGCCGGGATTCTGCTGGGGCACCGGTTTCACTTCGCCGGCGGGTATTCCGCGGCGGCCCTGGGCGCCGCCACAGCTGTTTTTGTGCTTCTGACCCTTCTTTTCCCCAGGGGCCGCCGCGTCCTGTTTCTGCTCCCTGGAATCGTAACGGCAGCGGCCCTCGTCGAGAGTATCCACCATCCTTTGCCGATCCTCGATATCCTGGCTCCCCAGGAGCCGCAGCTCGGGCTGGTGGGGACGGTTTTGAATCCTGTCCGTGTCGAAAACGGGCGCGCGCGATTCGCGCTGGCCGTTGAGCGGGTGGTCATTGGTCGGACCGCTCTGAGCGCCGACGAGAAGGTTCTCGTCTCTGTTTACGGCAATGGGGTTCCCCTGCGTGCAGGAGAACGCGTTCAGTTGCCCGCGCGGCTTCGCGTTTTCCGCAATTTTGCGAATCCCGGCGCCTATGACTACGAAGGCCAAATGGCCTGCCAAGGGTACAGCTGCCGGGCGGTGGTTTCGAACGGCTATCTGGTGGTGCCGCTTGGGCATGGAGAACTGCCCGCAATCCAGGCGTTTTTCGAAGAAGGACGTGAACGTTTTCGGGGACTCTTGACCGAACGGCTCGACGAACGGAGGTCGGCCTTTTCTCAGGCGATTCTGCTGGGGGATCGGAGCGCTGTGGATCAAACAACGCAGGACCGTTTCAATATCAGCGGCCTGGCGCACATCCTCGCCGTCTCCGGGCTGCACATGGGTTTGCTGGCTGGGTTGACCTTTTTCGGCCTGCGCCGTTTGCTGCTCTACTTTCCGCATCTGGCGCTGCGTGTGCCGGTGGGTGTCCCGGCTGCGGCGGTCACGGCTCTCACCCTCCTGGTCTATCTCGGGATGGCCGGGTTTCAGGTGTCGGCCCAACGGGCCGTCCTCATGGTCTTGATTTTCCTGGGAGCCGGGCTCTGGGGCCGATCGCGGGACAGGTGGTCCACCCTGGCGTTGGCTGCGTTGTTGATCCTCGCCGTGGACCCCCAAGCCATCTTTTCCATCTCTTTTCAACTCTCTTTCGGGGCGGTCGCCGGTCTGCTGTGGTTCATGCCCGTTCTGACGGACAGGCTGGGTCTCAACGCGCCTGGAAAGGGTTCGGAAGGGAGAAGTTTTCGGCGCGTCTTCGGATATTTTGCCGGTCTCGCGGCGGTTTCATTGTGCGCCACCCTCTTCTTGCTGCCTTTGACGGTTTATTACTTCCACCGCTTCCCGTTGGTGGTGGTTCCCGCCAATCTCTCGGCTGTTCCCATCTTGGGGTGCTGGGTATTGCCGCTGGGGTTGTTCGGCGCCTTTTTGCTCCCGTTTTCTGAGGGGGCAGCCGGGGTTCTGGTCGAAATGTCCGGCTGGGGCCAGTCCGTTGTCCTGTGGCTCGTCCGCTTCTGGGCGGACCTGCCTGGGGCAGGAGTCTGGCTGCCTACTCCGAACGGCTTCGAGATCGCCCTTTTTTACATGGGACTGTTCTCGCTTTATTTTTTTCGACGAAGTCTCTGGGCGAAGTGGCTGGCGATGTCGGTCGCTTTGCTGATTGTGTTCGATTCCATTTATTGGATCAAACGGGTATCCTTCAACGACAATATGCGCGTCACCTTCCTGGATGTGGGGCAGGGCAACGCGGCCCTGATCGAATTTCCAGGGGGAAAGAAAATGCTCGTCGACGGGGGCGGTTTCAGCGGAGGAACCTTCGATGTCGGGCGAATGGTGGTGGCGCCCTTCTTGTGGCAGGCGAAGATTCGACAATTGGACTACCTGGTCCTGAGCCACCCTGAGGCAGATCACATGGGGGGCTTTCCCTTCATTGCGGCATCCTTCTCACCGTCGGAATTCTGGTACAACGGAGATGCCGCAGACAATGACCTCTACCGGCGCCTCGTGCTGACCCTCGAGGAGGAGCGCATCTTCCCCCGGCTGCCGCCGCCCGGACCGGACGCGACGATGATCAACGGAGTGAGGGTTGAGGTCCTGCAGCCCGGAAAGGACGGGATGGGGCCGGAAGCCGAGGGATTGGGTTTCAACAATCGCTCTCTCGTCTTGAAATTGTCCTATCAGGGCTTCGCCTTCCTGTTTCCGGGAGACATCGAAAGACCCGCCGAAGCGCTGCTTGCCAACCGCTGCGGGGAGGCCCTCAGGAGCGATGTCCTGCTCTCCCCGCACCATGGAAGCGCCACGTCGAGCTCCGATGTTTTTCTCGATCGGGTGCGTCCGCGGGTATGTGTCATTTCGTGCGGGGCCGGCGGTGATTTTCCCGATTCCCGCACCCTCGCGGGTTACTCTGCCAGAGGATGCGAGGTGTTTCGAACCGACTGGGACGGGGCCGTTGTCTGCACCGTTCGGGAGGGGAGGCTTTCGATGCGCACCTATAACGGGAGAGAGTTGGAGTTGAGATCGGCTTCCGGAGAGGGCCTGCTGTAA